CCAGATGGTGATGCCGATGGTGCCGAACAGCAGCAGGTCGATGACGCCCATGATCGCGACGCCCAGCAGCGGGAAGCGGCTGTAGAGGTTGCGTTCGATCCAGTCTTCGGGGCAGTTTTTGCCGTAGATGCGCAGGGTCTCAGGGTTTTCCGCTTCGGCGCGGTACAGCTCGGCGCCTTTGCGCAGAACCGTGGATAAGCCCTTGATGACCGGGCTGTGCGGGTCATCGACGGTTTCGCATTTGGCGTGATGCTTGCGGTGGATAGCCGTCCACTCGCGTGTGTTCTGCGCCGTGGTCAACCACAGCCAGAAGCGGAAGAAATGTTTCAGGCCGGCATTGAGCTCAAGCGATCGATGGGCTGAATAACGATGTAGATAAACCGTGACGCCGACGATCGTCACGTGGGTCATCAGTAAGGTGACTGCCACCAGTGACCAGGGCGATAAGCCAAGAAAACCTTCGTACCACATAGCCTATAGGACCCTCGATAAATAAAAAAACAGCCGTTGCATTATCACTTAGCCCACAGATAAAACCAGTCGCCCTTTCAGATAAGAGTGGCTGGATGTTTCTTTAATTTATAACTCCAGCCTTTTTGTAGGGATATAGACAGTCGAATGCCGGCCATATATCGCAATGCCTTGCGTGCGGCGCTGCTCTATCTGGTGCTTTCCGTCGCCTGGCTCCAGTTTAGTGGTTATTTATTGAACAGATTCTTCGATAGCTCCATCGACCTGCGGCCTTGGTAACTGATCAACGGTTTTGCCCGGGTGGGGCGGGTAATCATTGCGCTAGCGCAGAGCATGGGGATGCAAGTGCATGCCAAGGGGGTCGAACAGGTCGAGCAGGCGGCATTCCTGCTCGAACCCGACTGCGATTTGGGGGCAGGGGTACTGCGATCTTTTGATCTTCAAACTTATAACGTCCCGCAATCCCTTGCGCCATCAAATAATACCTTCTGGTTATATAAACATTCTTAAATAGTCTTTTTAAGAATATCCGCGCCTATCTACTATTGCTCTCACGCCGTAAGCAGTGCCCGCCACTGCCAGGCATATCTCATTAAAGGAGCAGCACCATGAGCGCATCCCTACGTAGTGTTGACGGGCAGGACGAAGCCACTATTTTGCGTGAGATCCAGAGTGCCTTGCGCGATCTGCGCTTTGGTGCGGTGGAAATTACCGTGCACAACGCCCAGGTGGTTCAGATCGAACGCAAAGAGAAATTCCGGTTGCAGAGCCCGGGCAACAAACCGAGCTGAAGCCAAAGATCAAAAGATCGCAGCCTTCGGCAGCTCCTACGGCACACAGAGGGCTTTCGAAGGCTGCGATCTTTGAACAGGCAACCCGTTCCAGACCATAAGAAAAAGCCACCACACCAAGAATTCCAGGAGCTTTCACCATGTCGTCGATTCGTCATTTTGCTTTGGCCGCCCTGGCCAGTGCCCTTTTTGCTGGTTCCGCGGTTGCCAAGGATTACGAGCTGCTCAACGTGTCGTATGACCCGACCCGTGAGCTGTACCAGGACTACAACGCTGAATTCATCAAGTCCTGGCAAAAGGACCACGCTGGCGACAGCGTGAAGATCCAGCAGTCTCACGGTGGTTCGGGCAAACAGGCTCGCGCAGTGATCGACGGTCTGCGGGCCGACGTGGTGACCCTGGCCCTGGCCGGTGACATCGATGAAGTCGCCAAGCTCGGCAAGAGTCTGCCGGTCGACTGGCAGAAGCGTCTTCCGGAAGCGAGCACGCCTTACACCTCTACCATTGTGTTCCTGGTGCGCAAGGGCAACCCGAAAGGCATCAAGGACTGGGGCGACCTGACCAAAAACGGCGTGGAAGTCATCACCCCGAACCCGAAAACCTCGGGCGGCGCACGCTGGAACTTCCTCGCGGCCTGGGCCTATGGCCTGAAAGCCAACGGCGGTAACGAAGCCAAAGCCAAAGAGTACGTGCAGACGCTGTTCAAACATGTGCCTGTGCTGGACACCGGTGCTCGCGGCTCGACCATCACCTTCGTCAACAACGGTCAGGGCGACGTGTTGCTGGCCTGGGAAAACGAAGCCTTCCTGGCGTTGAAAGAAGACGGCGGCGCCGACAAATTCGACATCGTCGTGCCTTCGCTGTCGATCCTTGCTGAACCACCGGTGGCCGTGGTCGACAAAAATGCCGAGAAAAAGGGCAACACCGACA
The Pseudomonas lini DNA segment above includes these coding regions:
- the oscA gene encoding sulfur starvation response protein OscA, with protein sequence MSASLRSVDGQDEATILREIQSALRDLRFGAVEITVHNAQVVQIERKEKFRLQSPGNKPS
- a CDS encoding sulfate ABC transporter substrate-binding protein, encoding MSSIRHFALAALASALFAGSAVAKDYELLNVSYDPTRELYQDYNAEFIKSWQKDHAGDSVKIQQSHGGSGKQARAVIDGLRADVVTLALAGDIDEVAKLGKSLPVDWQKRLPEASTPYTSTIVFLVRKGNPKGIKDWGDLTKNGVEVITPNPKTSGGARWNFLAAWAYGLKANGGNEAKAKEYVQTLFKHVPVLDTGARGSTITFVNNGQGDVLLAWENEAFLALKEDGGADKFDIVVPSLSILAEPPVAVVDKNAEKKGNTDIAEAYLKHLYSPAGQEIAAKNFYRPRDKEVAAKYAKQFPTLELVTIDKDFGGWKTAQPKFFNDGGVFDQIYQAQ